ACCCAACATAGCGTCAAAGAGCTCCGCAGTTACGGGATTCAGCCGGATATCATTGTCCTCCGTACCGAGCACGATATCCCAGAAGAGATGCGGGAAAAGATTGCCTTGTTCTGTGATACACGTAAAGAAGCGGTCATCGAGGCACAAGATGCGTCGACGCTTTACGAAGTGCCGCTCAACCTTCAAAAGCAAGGAATGGACCAACTCGTCAACGATTACTTCGGCTTCAACACGCCGGCCGCTGACATGACGGCTTGGAAAGAGCTCGTGCACACGGTCACGCACCTCGAGAAGAAAGTCAAAATCGCTCTCGTCGGAAAATACGTCGAACTTCGTGACGCGTACATCTCGGTAGCAGAATCGCTCAAGCACGCCGGTTACGCCTTCAACGCCGACATCGATGTCGATTGGGTCAACGCTGAAGAGGTGACGGCAGAGAATGTCGAGACGCTTCTCGGAGACGCAGACGGGATTCTCGTCCCAGGCGGATTTGGAGAACGCGGCATCGAAGGGAAAATCGAAGCGACGCGTTATGCGCGTGAGAACAACGTCCCATTCTTCGGGATTTGCCTCGGCATGCAGCTCGCGACGGTCGAGTTCGCCCGTAACGTCTTGAAGCTCGACGGTGCCCACTCGGCCGAAATCGATCCGACGACGAACTATCCGATTATTGATTTGCTTCCAGAACAAAAAGATATCGAGGACCTCGGCGGCACGCTCCGTCTCGGCCTCTATCCATGCAAGCTCGAGCCAGGTACGAAAGCGCACGCCGCTTACAACCAAGAGCTCGTCTACGAGCGCCATCGTCACCGTTACGAGTTCAACAACGAGTACCGTGAAGCGTTCGAGGCAGAAGGGTTCAAGTTCTCAGGAACGAGCCCGGACGGCCGTCTCGTCGAAATCATTGAGATTCCAGAGCACAAGTGGTTCGTCGCGTCACAGTTCCACCCAGAACTCATTTCGCGTCCAGAGCGTCCGCAACGCTTGTTCCACGATTTCATCCAAGCCTCACTCGGCGAGTGAGTGGCAGGTCACAGTCTATGACTGTGGCCTTTTTTCTCGGGCAAAAGGCTGATGTGCGCAACAGCTTCAGGTGGATACATGTTGCCCGAAATCCGGGTACACTAATAGTAGAACAGGGAGAGGGCGATGCGACATGCGAGAACGAACTATAATTTATGCAGGATACGGGGGAGCGCTCGTCACGCTCAGCCTGTTGCCGTTCGTCGTCTTGCCGACGCTATTATTGCCGTATCAACTCGGGTGGACCGGGATTGTATTGCTCGCACTGTCGATTGGTCTATTGCGGTCGATTCGCGAGGGCTCGAACACATACTTGAAACAGATGCTCAAAGTCACGTTCACGTTATTTTTGTTGTTCGTCTTCGTATACTACGTTTCGTTTGGTCTCGTTTTATATGATTCTTACGGGCTCGAGCGGTTGCTCGAACAGTATGGCGACCAGGCGATGTGGGTGTTCGCCGCCTTCAGCTTCCTGCAACCGATCGCGCTTCCGGTACCGGAGGCGGTCAGTGTCCCGATCGGCAGTGTCGCCCTTGGCCCGCTCCGGGCGGCCGTAATCGGGAGCGTCGCGACGACGCTCGGCATCCTCGTCATGTACGGGCTCGCTCGGTTCGGGCGGGAACGGGTGATGCGGCTTATCGACGCCGACAAGCTCGCGACGTATGACCGATACGTGGACAAGTACGGGCTCGGTGTGTTGCTCGTCTTGTTCATCATCCCGATCTTGCCCGATGAGGTCATCTGTCTCGCGGCTGGGTTCAGCCGGGTGCCATTTCCTCGATTCGTTTTGATCGCCATCGGCGCGAAGCTCGTCACGTCGTTCGGTCTCGCCTATTCGGTCTCGCTCGGCGAACTGTTCATCACCGGTGCGAGTCCGTTCGCCGTCGTCTCGGTGACGGCGAGTCTGTTGCTCGTCATCTTGGCGCTCGTCTGGCGAAAGCGGAAAAAAGGGAATTCGAACTGATCCCTTGAAAGAGTATAGCAGCACAGATAGAGAGGACGAGGGTATGATTCGTGATGAAGCGTTAGTGATTCGACCGATTGAGGCACGGGACTTGGATCGGTTATGGGAATTGATGTATAAGAACGAGGCACCAGAATATAAGAAGTGGGACGCGCCGTATTTCGAACATCGGGCGCAGACGTACGAGGTGTACTGTCAGAATGCGGACGAACACGTCGGCCGTGACGACATGTGGGTCATCGAGGTCGATGGGACCGTCTACGGGACGGTTTCCTTCTATTATGAAGACGCCGGACAGAACTGGCTCGAGGTCGGCATCATCCTCCATCAAGCCGATCGCTGGAATCGGGGCATCGGTACGCGGGCGCTCAAGCTGTGGGTCGGCCATCTGTTTCAGACGTTGCCGACGGTCCGGGTCGGATTGACGACGTGGTCGGGCAATGAGCGGATGATGAAAGTGGCCGAGAAAATCGGCATGCGACTCGAAGGTCGGATTCGTCAGGTGCGCGTCGTCGACGACGTGCGTTACGACTCGATTCGCATGGGTTTGTTGCGAGAAGAATGGATGACAGAAAGCGCTAAGTCTCGGTAGAGGCTTAGCGCTTTTCACGTGTGGAACAATTGGCGGTATTGGAGTGGGGTCATTTGTTTGTACGTCTTGAACGTGTTGATATAGGCCGTGCACGAGGCGAAGCGATATTTCTCACCGATGGTACAAATCGGCAAATTCGTTCCGAGCAAATCGGCGATGGACGCATCGATGCGGCGGCGCCGGATTCGTTCGGGTACACTCTCGCCGACTTCCTGTTTGAACAGGGCCGACAAATAATTGTTTGATAACCCGATTTGTTGGGCGATCCACGGGAGCGATAATTCCGGCTCTTTCAAATGCTCTTCAATCAAATGGATGGTCGTCGTGACGTTCGGGTTCGTCGACACGGGAGGGGATAGGAACGCCATCATCTTCGTCAAATGGTCGACGATGACGGGAATGGCATAGATAAAGTCGAGTGTCGTCGTCAGTTCATCGATTAAGATGAGAAGAGCGCTCGTATAATTGAGCGCGGTCTGGACGTTTGGGTTATCGACTGGAATCAGACGGATGACGTGATAGACGAGGCCGCGGTAGTAAAAACGGACACTCATGTACTCATCGGAGACCGGAAGTTTCAATAGGTCGAGCGTCAGCGTCTCGAGCAGCTGTTCGGCCCGAATCGGATGGGCGCTGCGGAGCGCACTCACAATTTGTTGATCGAGCGTATAAAAGTTATCCACATGCTGAAAATCATCGAACAAATTTTTGTCACGATGCAGATGATTCAGAAATTGGCGTTTGATTTTGTTTTCCACCGGATGAGTCACTTCTTTCGTCGTACGATCGGGAACCGTTTATTTATTTCGCGGAACGTTCCGTTTAGTCACTTGCTTTAATTCGGCGATTTCGCGAGCGAGTGCTTCTTCACGGGAACGTGCGGATGATTCGAGGTGGTGTTCGAGTTCCTTACTTTTTTGTCGATACGTTTCAGCGACTTCTTTCGTACGCTGTTGATGCTGATTGAGTTGTTTGTTGTACGCATCGAGATCAATTGGCTTTTTCGTCATACATCATATGCCCCTTTCAAAAGACGGTCAAACAGACAGGCGCGGTGCAAGCGAGGCTTGGCCCGCAGTTTCATCGAGGAAACGGTTCCTGTCCTTAGCTTACGAAGGGGGTGAAAGCTTGGAAAGTTAGGTCAACACGAAAGAAGTGGTGAAAAAGATGAAAAATGTGACGAAATTGTGTCCGCAGCATATCCCATTTCTCACACTACTCGATGAATTGCACAAACCACAAAAAAACCGCAGACATGAAGTCTGCGGTTGAAGGCTTATTTGACGGCTTGGTCTTTGATTGGGAACCAGCCGGCGCGTGTCGTGATGGCGTTCCAGAGCGGAGCCGGTACGGCGAGTTCGGCTTGCTTGTTCAAGTCGAGTTCGGTCTCGATTTCGTCTTCTCGGTCGTCTTTCACTTTCTCGAGCCAATCCGGGTCGATGATGAGTTCGCGGCCTAGCGCGGCGAGGTCGATGACGTTCAGTGCGTCTTCGACTTGACCTGGGCGCTGGAGCTGTCCGACTC
This sequence is a window from Exiguobacterium mexicanum. Protein-coding genes within it:
- a CDS encoding CTP synthase, whose protein sequence is MTKYIFVTGGVVSSLGKGITAASLARLLKNRGLNVTIQKFDPYINIDPGTMSPYQHGEVFVTDDGAETDLDLGHYERFIDINLSQNANVTSGRIYSTVLKKERRGDYNGGTVQVIPHITNEIKDRVFRAGRETNADVVITEIGGTVGDIESLPFIEAIRQVKNDIGKENVMYVHCTLVPYLRAAGEMKTKPTQHSVKELRSYGIQPDIIVLRTEHDIPEEMREKIALFCDTRKEAVIEAQDASTLYEVPLNLQKQGMDQLVNDYFGFNTPAADMTAWKELVHTVTHLEKKVKIALVGKYVELRDAYISVAESLKHAGYAFNADIDVDWVNAEEVTAENVETLLGDADGILVPGGFGERGIEGKIEATRYARENNVPFFGICLGMQLATVEFARNVLKLDGAHSAEIDPTTNYPIIDLLPEQKDIEDLGGTLRLGLYPCKLEPGTKAHAAYNQELVYERHRHRYEFNNEYREAFEAEGFKFSGTSPDGRLVEIIEIPEHKWFVASQFHPELISRPERPQRLFHDFIQASLGE
- a CDS encoding TVP38/TMEM64 family protein, with the translated sequence MRERTIIYAGYGGALVTLSLLPFVVLPTLLLPYQLGWTGIVLLALSIGLLRSIREGSNTYLKQMLKVTFTLFLLFVFVYYVSFGLVLYDSYGLERLLEQYGDQAMWVFAAFSFLQPIALPVPEAVSVPIGSVALGPLRAAVIGSVATTLGILVMYGLARFGRERVMRLIDADKLATYDRYVDKYGLGVLLVLFIIPILPDEVICLAAGFSRVPFPRFVLIAIGAKLVTSFGLAYSVSLGELFITGASPFAVVSVTASLLLVILALVWRKRKKGNSN
- a CDS encoding GNAT family N-acetyltransferase, coding for MIRDEALVIRPIEARDLDRLWELMYKNEAPEYKKWDAPYFEHRAQTYEVYCQNADEHVGRDDMWVIEVDGTVYGTVSFYYEDAGQNWLEVGIILHQADRWNRGIGTRALKLWVGHLFQTLPTVRVGLTTWSGNERMMKVAEKIGMRLEGRIRQVRVVDDVRYDSIRMGLLREEWMTESAKSR
- a CDS encoding helix-turn-helix transcriptional regulator — translated: MDNFYTLDQQIVSALRSAHPIRAEQLLETLTLDLLKLPVSDEYMSVRFYYRGLVYHVIRLIPVDNPNVQTALNYTSALLILIDELTTTLDFIYAIPVIVDHLTKMMAFLSPPVSTNPNVTTTIHLIEEHLKEPELSLPWIAQQIGLSNNYLSALFKQEVGESVPERIRRRRIDASIADLLGTNLPICTIGEKYRFASCTAYINTFKTYKQMTPLQYRQLFHT